From the Nitrospira sp. genome, the window TCGGAAACGACACTTTCTTCAACTCCGCGCGAACTTCCGCGAGGAACAACTTGATAGATTCGGTCATCCGCTTAAACATCGACCCCTCCGCCTCATCATCCAGCACAGCCCGCCACATCTATCACACCGATCCCGAGCGCACTCAGTGTGGCAGGGGCACTAGGATTTGAACCTAGACCATCGGTTTTGGAGACCGAGGTGCTGCCATTGACACCATGCCCCTACAGGACCCGCATCGCCGGCGCGACACCGGCCTCGGCCTACTTCACTTCTTTATGGGCAATATGCTTCCGACAAAACTTGCAGAACTTATTGCGCTCCAACCGATCCGGATCGTTCTTCTTAT encodes:
- the secE gene encoding preprotein translocase subunit SecE; the encoded protein is MWRAVLDDEAEGSMFKRMTESIKLFLAEVRAELKKVSFPTRAETIGSTTVVIVFCILMSLYLSVIDSFLVWLVSKII
- the rpmG gene encoding 50S ribosomal protein L33, which produces MREVIDLACTVCKQRNYSTNKNKKNDPDRLERNKFCKFCRKHIAHKEVK